The proteins below come from a single Methanothrix thermoacetophila PT genomic window:
- the nifB gene encoding nitrogenase cofactor biosynthesis protein NifB translates to MEQYPTAIVADREVPFDPEQLRRIREHPCFSEKACHAFGRMHLPVAPKCNIQCKYCIRDFDCVNESRPGVTSRVLTPQEALERVDEVLSKYHYIKVVAVAGPGEPLANEETFETLRLVGEKYPHLILCISTNGLLLPDRIEDLDRIGVTNITVTLNAVDPTIGEQIYDYVIYKGERYEGLEAAKILLDNQLKGIEEAVRRKKIVKVNTVLIPGINDKHVFDIARKIKSMGVFIHNVMPLIPQYKFAHIKPPTPEEKRAIQDELSKIIKQMRHCRQCRSDAIGRLGCDIQQELEKGKKKS, encoded by the coding sequence ATGGAACAATACCCGACGGCCATCGTGGCTGACAGGGAGGTCCCCTTCGATCCGGAACAGCTCAGGAGGATCCGGGAGCATCCTTGCTTCAGCGAAAAGGCATGCCACGCCTTTGGAAGGATGCATCTCCCTGTTGCTCCGAAGTGCAATATACAGTGCAAGTACTGCATAAGAGATTTTGATTGTGTGAATGAGTCGAGGCCGGGAGTGACGAGCAGAGTTCTCACTCCACAGGAGGCGCTGGAGCGGGTCGATGAGGTTCTATCGAAATATCATTACATCAAGGTCGTGGCTGTCGCCGGACCCGGGGAGCCTCTGGCAAATGAGGAGACGTTCGAGACGCTCAGGCTCGTCGGGGAGAAGTATCCGCATCTGATACTATGCATAAGCACAAACGGCCTGCTTCTCCCGGACAGGATCGAGGATCTCGATCGTATTGGAGTGACCAACATCACAGTTACACTCAACGCTGTCGATCCCACCATAGGTGAGCAGATATACGATTACGTTATCTATAAAGGAGAGAGATATGAGGGGCTGGAGGCCGCAAAAATCCTGCTCGATAACCAGCTCAAGGGTATCGAGGAGGCTGTGCGCCGGAAGAAGATAGTCAAGGTGAACACAGTCCTGATCCCGGGAATAAACGACAAGCACGTCTTTGATATCGCGAGGAAGATAAAGTCGATGGGTGTCTTCATTCACAACGTGATGCCGCTCATACCCCAGTACAAGTTCGCGCACATAAAACCACCTACGCCGGAGGAGAAGAGAGCGATACAGGACGAGCTGAGCAAGATAATAAAGCAGATGCGCCACTGCAGACAGTGCAGATCTGATGCGATCGGCAGGCTGGGATGCGATATACAACAGGAGCTTGAGAAGGGCAAAAAGAAATCATGA
- a CDS encoding nitrilase-related carbon-nitrogen hydrolase encodes MRAACVQLSVRECDVGDNKRRALQLSSDVADIGADIIVLPELFLTGFCYDLKPESIPYPSLMSFRALSLDSGAILVGSIMASSDRGPINMGFCMAGAETGFYCKTHPFGDEKKHFIPGEIIAPVKVGGLSIGLEICYDIRFPEVARKLCASGADLLVTIAQFPAERIHHWRALVTARAIENQIHHIACNASGSAGGSSMIVGPAGEVLAEAGVEECVITADLDLDERDRVRRAITCWEDRRPELY; translated from the coding sequence ATGCGTGCTGCCTGTGTACAGCTCTCGGTGAGAGAGTGTGATGTAGGTGATAATAAGCGTCGAGCTCTCCAGTTGTCATCTGATGTGGCTGACATTGGCGCGGATATCATAGTCCTTCCCGAGCTGTTCCTCACAGGTTTCTGTTATGATCTAAAGCCGGAAAGCATCCCATATCCATCGTTGATGTCCTTCAGAGCACTCTCGCTCGATTCAGGCGCGATCCTCGTGGGCTCCATCATGGCATCATCAGATCGAGGGCCGATCAACATGGGATTCTGCATGGCCGGAGCCGAGACAGGGTTTTACTGCAAGACGCATCCATTTGGTGATGAAAAGAAACACTTCATTCCGGGGGAGATCATCGCCCCTGTGAAGGTTGGCGGGCTATCGATCGGGCTCGAGATCTGCTACGACATCAGGTTCCCCGAAGTCGCCCGCAAGCTCTGCGCGTCTGGTGCGGATCTTCTCGTCACGATCGCACAGTTTCCCGCGGAGAGGATACACCACTGGAGGGCTCTTGTGACGGCACGTGCGATAGAGAATCAGATACATCATATTGCATGTAACGCCTCTGGATCAGCTGGCGGATCGAGCATGATTGTTGGGCCTGCGGGTGAGGTGCTCGCAGAGGCAGGCGTGGAGGAGTGCGTCATAACTGCGGACCTCGACCTGGATGAGAGAGATCGCGTGAGGAGAGCCATCACATGCTGGGAGGACAGAAGGCCAGAGCTTTACTGA
- the priS gene encoding DNA primase catalytic subunit PriS: MESKTSTYLRARFREYYLTASMDAPPGMEAREWGFIFYDTPGMRRHRSFRSRKELVDYIRSTVPAHVYHSAAYYLKPDAPTMKEKIWKGADLIFDLDADHLAEYRGSGIRDFREMLERVKGETMKLLEFLLSDFGFDERMISVAFSGGRGYHIHVRDKSVLKLRSDARREIVDYLTGRGLDPERFIHKIGVDGDAGVERARSLRGPASDAPGWGGRINKAIESMVMHLRELDDEEALRLLKNVKGIGKQKARLFLSQIREENAIKSIRAGNLDFFKHASGIWNLIIPYIMEETVRALGGETDEPVTADVHRLIRFPESLHGGTGLRVTSLSINSLHAFDPLKDAVVFGDDPVHVEIIRPTTLELMGERFDLLEGKTELPEYAAVFLLARGFAEVG; the protein is encoded by the coding sequence GTGGAGAGCAAGACCTCGACCTACCTGCGTGCCAGGTTCAGGGAGTACTACCTCACCGCATCAATGGATGCTCCGCCTGGAATGGAGGCGAGAGAGTGGGGGTTCATATTCTACGACACGCCCGGCATGCGGCGGCACAGGTCTTTCAGGAGCAGGAAGGAGCTGGTCGATTACATCAGGAGCACCGTGCCTGCGCATGTCTATCACTCCGCTGCATACTATCTGAAGCCAGATGCTCCCACGATGAAGGAGAAAATATGGAAGGGAGCGGATCTGATCTTCGATCTGGACGCTGATCACCTCGCGGAGTACAGGGGTTCTGGAATTAGGGATTTCAGGGAGATGCTCGAGCGCGTAAAAGGAGAGACCATGAAGCTTCTGGAGTTTCTGCTGAGCGATTTCGGTTTTGATGAGAGGATGATAAGTGTGGCCTTCTCTGGCGGAAGGGGATATCACATACACGTACGCGATAAGTCGGTCTTGAAGCTGAGGAGCGATGCCAGGCGCGAGATCGTGGATTACCTTACTGGAAGAGGGCTTGATCCGGAGAGGTTCATACATAAGATCGGTGTTGATGGGGACGCTGGTGTTGAAAGGGCGAGATCGCTGAGGGGGCCTGCGTCTGACGCGCCTGGCTGGGGAGGGAGGATCAACAAGGCGATCGAGTCAATGGTCATGCACCTAAGAGAGCTCGATGATGAGGAGGCGCTGAGGTTGTTGAAAAACGTGAAGGGGATTGGCAAACAGAAGGCCAGGCTCTTCCTATCGCAGATCAGGGAGGAGAATGCGATAAAGAGCATTCGCGCCGGGAATCTGGACTTCTTCAAGCACGCCTCTGGTATATGGAATCTTATAATACCTTACATCATGGAGGAGACTGTTCGCGCTCTTGGTGGCGAGACTGATGAGCCTGTGACCGCGGATGTGCATCGCCTCATAAGATTCCCTGAGAGCCTCCATGGCGGCACCGGTCTCAGAGTCACAAGTCTGAGCATCAATTCGCTGCATGCTTTTGATCCGCTGAAAGATGCGGTCGTCTTCGGCGACGATCCTGTTCATGTGGAGATCATCCGTCCCACAACCCTCGAGCTCATGGGTGAGCGCTTCGATCTCCTTGAGGGAAAGACAGAGCTTCCGGAGTATGCGGCTGTGTTTCTCCTGGCAAGAGGTTTCGCTGAGGTGGGCTGA